One Setaria viridis chromosome 5, Setaria_viridis_v4.0, whole genome shotgun sequence genomic region harbors:
- the LOC117854890 gene encoding WAT1-related protein At5g07050, protein MGCCGDFFEKAKPYIAMISLQFGYAGMNVITKVSLNHGMSHYVLVVYRHAFATVSIAPFALILERKVRPKMTWSVFLQIFVLALLGPVIDQNFYYAGLKFTGPTFACAMSNILPAMTFVMAVIFRMEKVDLKKVRCQAKVAGTLVTVAGAMMMTLYKGPLMKMAGSSHVQPHGHGGAEAPIAAIDPSGREWFLGSLFVIIATLAWASLFILQAHTLKQYAAPLSLTTLICFVGTLQAIVVTFAMEHRPSVWTIGFDMNLLAAAYAGIVTSSIAYYVQGLVIQKTGPVFASAFSPLMMIIVAVMGSFILSEKIFLGGVLGAVLIVMGLYSVLWGKHKETQEKEEEEAMELPVASKANGVYDDATFIKEIAAAAVVGDDSECKKVNGVKSSSDGHGAGAV, encoded by the exons ATGGGCTGCTGCGGCGATTTCTTCGAGAAGGCCAAGCCTTACATCGCCATGATATCCCTGCAGTTCGGCTACGCCGGCATGAACGTCATCACCAAGGTCTCCCTCAACCACGGCATGAGCCACTACGTGCTCGTCGTCTACCGCCACGCCTTCGCCACCGTCTCCATTGCTCCATTCGCTCTCATCCTCGAGAG GAAGGTGAGGCCCAAGATGACGTGGTCAGTCTTCCTCCAGATCTTCGTACTGGCACTGCTCGG GCCAGTGATCGACCAGAACTTCTACTACGCGGGCTTGAAATTCACTGGCCCAACCTTCGCTTGCGCCATGAGCAACATCCTTCCTGCCATGACCTTCGTCATGGCCGTGATCTTCAG GATGGAGAAGGTGGACCTGAAGAAGGTGAGGTGCCAGGCGAAGGTGGCCGGGACGCTGGTGACGGTGGCCGGCGCGATGATGATGACGCTGTACAAGGGCCCGCTGATGAAGATGGCTGGGAGCAGCCACGTGCAGccgcacggccacggcggcgcggaggcgcccATCGCCGCCATCGACCCCAGCGGCAGGGAGTGGTTCCTGGGCTCCCTCTTCGTCATCATCGCCACCCTCGCCTGGGCCTCGCTCTTCATCCTGCAGGCGCACACCCTGAAGCAGTACGCGGCGCCGCTCTCCCTCACCACCCTCATCTGCTTCGTCGGCACCCTGCAGGCCATCGTCGTCACCTTCGCCATGGAGCACCGCCCCTCCGTCTGGACCATCGGCTTCGACATgaacctcctcgccgccgcatACGCC GGCATTGTGACGTCGAGCATAGCGTACTACGTGCAAGGCCTGGTGATCCAGAAGACCGGGCCGGTGTTCGCGTCGGCGTTCAGCCCCCTGATGATGATCATCGTGGCCGTCATGGGCTCCTTCATCCTCTCCGAGAAGATCTTcctcggcggcgtcctcggcgccgTCCTGATCGTAATGGGGCTTTACTCGGTGCTCTGGGGCAAGCACAAGGAGACccaggagaaggaggaggaagaggccatGGAGCTGCCCGTGGCGTCCAAGGCGAACGGAGTCTACGACGACGCCACGTTCATCAAggagatcgccgccgccgccgttgttggagatgactcggAGTGCAAGAAGGTCAATGGGGTGAAGTCATCCTCCGACGGACACGGAGCTGGTGCAGTCTGA
- the LOC117855465 gene encoding cytochrome P450 CYP94D108 translates to MEFSSPALQLVLLLALIPLLCLHYLRLRRNAKLPPRANGLRVYPLLGTLPHFLKNQHRFLEWTAGVMKRDPAHTMSVKALGLTGVAITANPANVEHIVKTNFANYPKGELAVSMLEDFLGHGIFNSDGDQWLWQRKAASYEFGKRSLRNLIVDAVRFEAVERLLPLLDRARRDGRTLDLQDVLERFAFDGICRVAFGEDPTCLAEESMAAPQSAEFMRAFNDAQNAIMARFMSPLKSLWRLKRLLNMEPERRMREALGTIHGYAGRIVRERRERGKAGGLASRSDFLSRFAASGEHSDESLRDVVTNFLLAGRDTTSSALTWFFWLVSGRPDVEDRIVREIRAVRALSSQGSTHPSPTFSFDELRDMHYLHAAVTESMRLYPPVAMDTHGCKQDDFLPDGTFVGKGWLITYSAYAMARMEDIWGKDCEEFKPERWLGEDGAFRPESPFKYPVFHAGPRMCLGKEMAYIQMKSVIACVLERFSFRYFGGERRPGLVLSLTLRMEGGLPMQVNKRS, encoded by the coding sequence ATGGAATTCTCATCCCCTGCTCTCCAGCTCGTCCTGCTCCTCGCTCTAATCCCACTGCTATGCTTGCACTACCTGCGGCTGCGCAGGAATGCCAAGCTACCGCCCCGCGCCAACGGCCTCAGGGTCTACCCGCTCCTGGGAACGCTCCCTCACTTCCTCAAGAACCAGCACCGCTTCCTCGAGTGGACCGCCGGCGTCATGAAGCGTGACCCCGCGCACACCATGTCCGTCAAGGCCCTCGGCCTCACCGGCGTTGCGATCACCGCCAACCCGGCCAACGTCGAGCACATAGTCAAGACAAACTTCGCCAACTACCCCAAGGGCGAGCTCGCGGTGTCCATGCTCGAGGACTTCCTCGGCCACGGCATCTtcaactccgacggcgaccAGTGGCTGTGGCAGCGCAAGGCCGCCAGCTACGAGTTCGGCAAGCGCTCCCTCAGGAACTTGATCGTCGACGCCGTCCGCTTCGAGGCCGTCGAGCGGCTGCTTCCGCTGCTCGACCGGGCGCGGCGCGACGGCCGGACGCTGGACCTGCAGGACGTGCTTGAGCGCTTCGCGTTCGACGGCATCTGCCGCGTGGCGTTCGGCGAGGACCCGACGTGCCTCGCCGAGGAGAGCATGGCGGCGCCACAGAGCGCCGAGTTCATGCGCGCCTTCAACGACGCGCAGAACGCCATCATGGCCCGGTTCATGTCGCCGCTCAAGTCGCTCTGGCGCCTCAAGAGGCTTCTCAACATGGAGCCCGAGAGGAGGATGCGCGAGGCGCTCGGCACCATCCACGGCTACGCCGGTAGGATCGTCCGCGAGCGCAGGGAGAGAGGCAAGGCCGGAGGACTAGCGAGCAGGAGCGACTTCCTGTCGCGCTTCGCCGCGAGCGGCGAGCACAGCGACGAGAGCCTCCGGGACGTGGTCACCAACTTCCTCCTCGCCGGGCGCGACACGACATCGTCGGCGCTGACATGGTTCTTCTGGCTGGTCTCCGGCCGCCCCGACGTGGAGGACAGGATCGTGCGCGAGATCCGCGCGGTGCGCGCGTTGTCTAGCCAGGGGAGCACGCATCCGTCGCCGACGTTCAGCTTCGACGAGCTGCGCGACATGCACTACCTCCACGCCGCCGTCACCGAGTCCATGAGGCTGTACCCGCCGGTGGCCATGGACACGCACGGCTGCAAGCAGGACGACTTCTTGCCGGACGGCACGTTCGTCGGGAAAGGGTGGCTGATAACCTACTCCGCATACGCCATGGCGCGGATGGAGGACATATGGGGGAAGGACTGCGAGGAGTTCAAGCCGGAGCGGTGGCTCGGCGAGGACGGCGCGTTCCGGCCGGAGAGCCCGTTCAAGTACCCGGTCTTCCACGCCGGGCCGAGGATGTGCCTCGGCAAGGAGATGGCCTACATCCAGATGAAGTCTGTCATCGCTTGTGTTCTTGAAAGGTTCAGCTTCCGGTACttcggcggcgagcgccggcCGGGGCTCGTGCTCTCGCTGACGCTGCGGATGGAAGGCGGCTTGCCGATGCAAGTGAACAAGCGGAGCTAG
- the LOC117855423 gene encoding cytochrome P450 CYP94D108, whose product MELSPTSSLGLQLVLLLPMLPLLYLLLRQDPKKQPRANGLRVYPLLGTLPHFLKNQHRFLEWTAGVMKRDPSHTMSVKALGLTGVAITANPANVEHIVKTNFANYPKGELAVSMLEDFLGHGIFNSDGEQWLWQRKAASYEFSKRSLRNFVVDAVRFEVVERLLPLLDRARQDGRTLDVQDVLERFAFDNICRVAFGEDPACLAEENMAAPQSAEFMRAFNDAQNAIMARFMSPLKSLWRLKRLLNMEPERRMREALCTIHGYADRIVRERRERGDAGLASRDDFLSRFAASGEHSDESLRDVVTNFLLAGRDTTSSALTWFFWLVSTRPDVEDKIVREIRAARALSSHGSTHPSPTFSFDELRDMHYLHAAVTESMRLYPPVAMDTHSCKEDDFLPDGTFVGRGWLTTYSAYAMARVEDVWGKDCEEFRPERWLGEDGAFRPESPFRYPVFHAGPRMCLGKEMAYIQMKSIVACVFERFSFRFVGGEERPGLVLSLTLRMEGGLPMEVIERKSSVI is encoded by the coding sequence ATGGAACTCTCCCCGACCTCATCCCTTGGTCTCCAGCTCGTCCTGCTCCTCCCCATGCTCCCTCTGCTCTACTTGCTCCTGCGCCAGGACCCCAAGAAGCAGCCTCGCGCCAACGGCCTCAGGGTTTACCCGCTCCTGGGAACGCTCCCTCACTTCCTCAAGAACCAGCACCGCTTCCTCGAGTGGACCGCCGGCGTCATGAAGCGTGACCCCTCGCACACCATGTCCGTCAAGGCCCTCGGCCTCACCGGCGTTGCGATCACCGCCAACCCGGCCAACGTCGAGCACATAGTCAAGACAAACTTCGCCAACTACCCCAAGGGCGAGCTCGCGGTCTCCATGCTCGAGGACTTCCTCGGCCACGGCATCTTCAACTCCGATGGGGAACAGTGGCTGTGGCAGCGCAAGGCCGCCAGCTACGAGTTCAGCAAGCGCTCGCTCCGGAACTtcgtcgtcgacgccgtccGCTTCGAGGTCGTCGAGCGGCTTCTTCCCCTGCTCGACCGGGCGCGCCAAGACGGCCGGACGCTGGACGTGCAGGACGTGCTGGAGCGCTTCGCGTTCGACAACATCTGCCGCGTGGCGTTCGGCGAGGACCCGGCGTGCCTCGCCGAGGAGAACATGGCGGCGCCGCAGAGCGCTGAGTTCATGCGCGCCTTCAACGACGCGCAGAACGCCATCATGGCCCGGTTCATGTCGCCGCTCAAGTCGCTGTGGCGCCTCAAGAGGCTTCTCAACATGGAGCCCGAAAGGCGGATGCGCGAGGCGCTCTGCACCATCCACGGCTACGCCGACAGGATCGTCCGCGAGCGCAGGGAGCGAGGCGACGCCGGGCTGGCGTCCAGGGACGACTTCCTGTCGCGCTTCGCCGCGAGCGGCGAGCACAGCGACGAGAGCCTCCGGGACGTGGTCACCAACTTCCTCCTCGCCGGGCGCGACACGACGTCGTCGGCGCTGACCTGGTTCTTCTGGCTGGTCTCCACCCGGCCCGACGTGGAGGACAAGATCGTGCGCGAGAtccgcgcggcgcgcgcgttgTCTAGCCACGGGAGCACGCATCCGTCGCCGACGTTCAGCTTCGACGAGCTGCGCGACATGCACTACCTCCACGCCGCCGTCACCGAGTCCATGCGGCTGTACCCGCCGGTGGCCATGGACACGCACAGCTGCAAGGAGGACGACTTCCTGCCGGACGGTACGTTCGTCGGGAGAGGGTGGCTGACGACCTACTCTGCGTACGCGATGGCGCGGGTGGAGGACGTCTGGGGCAAGGACTGCGAGGAGTTCAGGCCGGAGCGGTGGCTCGGCGAGGACGGCGCGTTCCGGCCGGAGAGCCCGTTCAGGTACCCGGTCTTCCACGCCGGGCCGCGGATGTGCCTCGGCAAGGAGATGGCCTACATCCAGATGAAATCCATCGTCGCGTGCGTGTTCGAGAGGTTCAGCTTCCGgttcgtcggcggcgaggagcggccgGGGCTCGTGCTCTCGCTGACGCTGCGGATGGAAGGCGGCTTGCCAATGGAGGTGATCGAGAGGAAGAGTTCGGTAATCTAG
- the LOC117855824 gene encoding cytochrome P450 CYP94D108, whose translation MELSLTSSPLLVLLLTLLPVLYLLRLRPDPRIQPRADGLKSYPLLGVLPHLVKNQHRLLEWSTDVVRQCPTHTMSFKVPGLAGAAITANPTNVEHIARANFANYPKGNATVSTIEDFLGHGIFNSDGDQWLWQRKAASYEFSKRSLRNFVVDTVRFEVVERLLPLLGRAATDGRTLDVQDVLEHFSFDSICRVAFGEDPACLAEEGMAAPQSAEFMRAFNDVQDGVMARFMLPISSLWRVQRMLNLESERRLRSALGTVHGYADRIVRERRERGEAGLASRDDFLSRFAASGEHSDESLRDVVTNFLLAGRDTTSSALTWFFWLVSGRPEVEDRIVREIRSVRASSHGSAAATFSFDELREMHYLHAAITESMRLYPPVAMNTHCCQQDDFLPDGTFVGKGWQATYSAYAMARVEEIWGKDCEEFRPERWLGEDGLFQPESTFRYPVFHAGPRMCLGKEMAYIQMKSIVACVFERFSFRFVGGEERPGLVLSLTRRMEGGLAMQVNKRS comes from the coding sequence ATGGAACTCTCCTTGACCTCGTCTCCTCTCCTCGTCCTGCTCCTCACTCTCCTCCCTGTCCTCTACCTGCTCCGCCTGCGCCCGGACCCCAGGATACAGCCTCGCGCTGATGGCCTCAAGTCCTACCCCCTCCTCGGCGTGCTCCCGCACTTGGTCAAGAACCAGCACCGTCTCCTCGAGTGGTCGACCGACGTCGTGAGGCAATGCCCCACGCACACCATGTCCTTCAAGGTccccggcctcgccggcgccgccatcacCGCCAACCCGACCAACGTCGAGCACATAGCCCGGGCCAACTTCGCCAACTACCCCAAGGGCAACGCCACGGTGTCCACGATCGAGGATTTCCTCGGCCACGGCATCTtcaactccgacggcgaccAGTGGCTGTGGCAGCGCAAGGCCGCCAGCTACGAGTTCAGCAAGCGCTCGCTCAGGAACTTCGTCGTCGACACCGTCCGGTTCGAGGTCGTCGAgcggctgctgccgctgctcgggcgcgcggcGACCGACGGCCGGACGCTGGACGTGCAGGACGTGCTGGAGCACTTCTCGTTTGACAGCATCTGCCGCGTGGCCTTCGGCGAGGACCCGGCGTGCCTCGCCGAGGAGGGCATGGCGGCGCCACAGAGCGCCGAGTTCATGCGCGCCTTCAACGACGTGCAGGACGGCGTCATGGCCCGGTTCATGTTGCCAATCAGTTCACTGTGGCGCGTCCAGAGGATGCTCAACTTGGAGTCCGAGCGGCGGCTGCGCTCGGCGCTCGGCACGGTACACGGCTACGCCGACCGGATCGTCCGAGAGCGCAGGGAGAGAGGGGAGGCCGGGCTGGCGTCCAGAGACGACTTCCTGTCGCGCTTCGCCGCGAGCGGCGAGCACAGCGACGAGAGCCTCCGGGACGTGGTCACCAACTTCCTCCTCGCCGGGCGCGACACCACGTCGTCGGCTCTGACATGGTTCTTCTGGCTGGTCTCCGGCCGCCCCGAAGTGGAGGACAGGATCGTGCGCGAGATCCGCTCGGTGCGCGCGTCCAGCCACGGAAGCGCGGCCGCGACGTTCAGCTTCGACGAGCTCCGTGAAATGCACTACCTCCACGCCGCCATCACCGAGTCCATGCGGCTGTACCCGCCGGTGGCCATGAACACGCACTGCTGCCAGCAGGATGACTTCCTGCCGGACGGCACGTTCGTCGGGAAAGGGTGGCAGGCGACCTACTCCGCGTATGCAATGGCGCGGGTGGAGGAGATATGGGGCAAGGACTGCGAAGAGTTCCGGCCGGAGCGGTGGCTGGGCGAGGACGGCCTGTTCCAGCCAGAGAGCACGTTCCGGTACCCGGTCTTCCACGCCGGCCCGAGGATGTGCCTCGGCAAGGAGATGGCCTACATCCAGATGAAATCCATCGTCGCGTGCGTGTTCGAGAGGTTCAGCTTCCGgttcgtcggcggcgaggagcggccgGGTCTCGTGCTCTCGCTGACGCGGCGGATGGAAGGCGGCTTGGCAATGCAAGTGAACAAGAGGAGCTAG